The following proteins come from a genomic window of Pyxidicoccus sp. MSG2:
- a CDS encoding HAD family hydrolase: MKMERVEETLERIGQEAARAPGGVLAFDGDGTLWSGDVGDDLFLALLEHGDIRPPAHAALQRLGAAHGLAPGLEARELAHRLFTEFEAGRVPEKEIYEMVAWLFAGWRVDAVRAFARDVVARREVKRRLHPETRRVVEWALGRGIACYVVSASPLAVVEAAVVEVGIDPANVLACTPREEDGTVLASIVEPIPYASGKVHCLRARTALPLYAAFGDNVFDFELLAAARVPVAIRPKPRLRARAAELPSLVQLHPEE; the protein is encoded by the coding sequence ATGAAGATGGAGCGCGTGGAGGAGACGCTGGAGCGCATCGGCCAGGAGGCCGCGCGGGCGCCCGGCGGAGTGCTGGCGTTCGACGGGGACGGCACGCTGTGGAGCGGGGACGTGGGGGACGACCTCTTCCTCGCCCTGCTGGAGCACGGCGACATCCGCCCGCCAGCGCACGCGGCGCTCCAGCGGCTGGGCGCGGCGCACGGCCTGGCCCCGGGCCTGGAGGCGCGCGAGCTGGCGCACCGGCTCTTCACCGAGTTCGAGGCGGGGCGCGTCCCGGAGAAGGAAATCTACGAGATGGTGGCGTGGCTGTTCGCCGGCTGGCGCGTGGACGCCGTGCGAGCGTTCGCCCGCGACGTGGTGGCCCGCCGGGAGGTGAAGCGCCGCCTGCACCCGGAGACGCGCCGCGTGGTGGAGTGGGCACTGGGTCGGGGCATCGCCTGCTACGTGGTCAGCGCGTCGCCGCTCGCGGTGGTGGAGGCCGCGGTGGTGGAGGTGGGCATCGACCCCGCCAACGTGCTCGCATGCACGCCGCGCGAGGAGGACGGGACGGTGCTGGCCTCCATCGTCGAGCCCATCCCCTACGCGTCCGGGAAGGTGCACTGCCTGCGCGCCCGCACGGCCCTGCCGCTGTACGCGGCGTTCGGCGACAACGTGTTCGACTTCGAGCTGCTCGCGGCCGCGCGCGTCCCGGTGGCCATCCGCCCCAAGCCCCGCCTGCGCGCGCGGGCGGCGGAGCTGCCCTCGCTGGTACAGCTCCACCCGGAGGAGTGA
- a CDS encoding NYN domain-containing protein — MNGRTEEHRIALFIDFENLVTNTGINSASFDLQPSLDRLLEKGKVVYRRAYCDWSRFAEAKIRLHEFGVELLDVPPSTRAGKNGADMRLVIDALELCYARESIDTFVIGSGDSDFCPLAYKLRENGRTVIGLAVKESTSPLFVKACDEFIYLRPRQSRSEKGDKDKGRQSVVAEEPGHGKRGGRHGRGERGGKAEAAQPAQAAKGQARTEVPDIAREVVQSMLARATGPLNPSLIKEAIVRKEPDFDEREHGFSTFARLLAALEQEGLLRRIQQGRQWYVVAADSDLAAAPSSGHGEGKGKKRQAHVEEDEELESYPDPDEDEGV; from the coding sequence GTGAACGGTCGCACCGAAGAACACCGCATCGCCCTCTTCATCGATTTCGAGAACCTGGTCACCAACACCGGTATCAACTCCGCGAGCTTCGACCTGCAGCCGTCGCTCGACCGCCTTCTGGAGAAGGGCAAGGTCGTCTACCGCCGCGCGTACTGCGACTGGTCCCGCTTCGCCGAGGCCAAGATTCGCCTGCACGAGTTCGGCGTGGAGCTGCTGGACGTCCCGCCCTCCACGCGCGCCGGGAAGAATGGCGCGGACATGCGCCTGGTCATCGACGCGCTGGAGCTGTGCTACGCGCGCGAGAGCATCGACACCTTCGTCATCGGCTCCGGGGACAGCGACTTCTGCCCGCTGGCCTACAAGCTGCGCGAGAATGGCCGCACCGTCATCGGGCTCGCGGTGAAGGAGTCCACGTCCCCCCTCTTCGTGAAGGCGTGTGACGAGTTCATCTACCTGCGCCCGCGCCAGTCGCGCTCCGAAAAGGGAGACAAGGACAAGGGCCGGCAGAGCGTGGTCGCCGAGGAGCCGGGGCACGGCAAGCGCGGCGGCCGCCATGGCCGCGGCGAGCGCGGAGGCAAGGCCGAGGCGGCGCAGCCCGCGCAGGCCGCGAAGGGCCAGGCGCGCACGGAGGTGCCGGACATCGCCCGCGAGGTGGTGCAGAGCATGCTCGCGCGCGCGACGGGGCCGCTGAATCCGTCGCTCATCAAGGAAGCCATCGTCCGCAAGGAGCCGGACTTCGACGAGCGCGAGCACGGCTTCTCCACCTTCGCCCGGCTGCTGGCCGCGCTGGAGCAGGAAGGGCTCTTGCGCCGCATCCAGCAGGGTCGCCAGTGGTACGTGGTGGCCGCGGACTCGGACCTCGCCGCGGCCCCCAGCAGCGGCCACGGCGAGGGCAAGGGCAAGAAGCGCCAGGCCCACGTCGAGGAGGACGAGGAGCTCGAGTCCTACCCGGACCCGGACGAGGACGAGGGCGTCTAG